Proteins from a single region of Butyrivibrio fibrisolvens:
- the wecB gene encoding non-hydrolyzing UDP-N-acetylglucosamine 2-epimerase gives MEKIATIVGARPQFIKTAVISPKLRNHYQEVLIHTGQHYDYNMSEQFFEELNIPFPDYNLGISGGTHAEMTGRMLIEIEKVLINEKPDGVLVYGDTNSTLAAALAAAKLHIPICHIEAGVRTHSITNPEEINRICTDHVSTLLLACTDAGVKELEKEGLSDKTFLVGDPMYDVYVKYSGNMNVGDVYLTQLGSSDKIEVPEKYFYITCHREENTSDKSITEIFKAMESMGEKTIFPVHPRNRERVLRIINDYGFKDIVVVEPVGYLESMALVRNCIKVVTDSGGLQREAFFAKKQCVTVLNFVCWPETMIGNMNQLARPDAEDIIDKLSKDMVIDSNYQPFGDGNAANKIIMALQSGF, from the coding sequence ATGGAAAAGATTGCAACAATTGTTGGGGCACGTCCCCAGTTTATAAAAACTGCAGTGATTTCTCCAAAACTCCGGAATCATTATCAGGAAGTATTGATTCATACTGGACAGCATTATGACTACAATATGTCTGAACAATTTTTTGAGGAATTAAATATTCCATTCCCGGATTATAATCTAGGTATATCGGGTGGAACACATGCCGAAATGACAGGCAGGATGCTGATCGAAATAGAAAAGGTATTGATTAATGAAAAACCAGACGGTGTTTTGGTTTATGGAGATACTAATTCAACTTTGGCAGCAGCTCTGGCGGCGGCAAAATTGCATATACCTATTTGTCATATTGAAGCAGGAGTAAGAACTCATAGTATTACAAATCCGGAGGAAATTAACAGAATTTGTACTGACCACGTGTCGACCTTGCTATTGGCATGTACTGATGCAGGAGTTAAAGAATTGGAGAAAGAAGGACTTTCTGATAAAACATTTCTAGTCGGAGATCCAATGTACGATGTATACGTTAAGTATAGTGGAAATATGAATGTTGGAGATGTTTATCTTACTCAGCTTGGCAGTTCTGACAAGATTGAAGTACCTGAGAAGTATTTTTATATAACATGTCATAGAGAAGAAAATACTAGTGATAAGTCGATTACTGAGATTTTTAAGGCTATGGAATCTATGGGAGAAAAAACAATATTTCCCGTTCACCCGAGGAACAGGGAGCGTGTGCTTAGAATAATTAATGATTATGGATTTAAGGATATTGTTGTAGTTGAGCCTGTGGGTTATTTGGAAAGTATGGCTCTTGTCAGGAACTGCATAAAAGTCGTTACAGATTCTGGCGGACTTCAGAGAGAGGCTTTCTTTGCAAAAAAGCAATGCGTGACAGTTTTGAATTTTGTTTGTTGGCCGGAAACGATGATAGGAAATATGAATCAGTTAGCAAGACCCGATGCTGAAGATATTATAGATAAACTAAGCAAAGATATGGTAATAGATAGCAACTATCAGCCTTTTGGTGATGGAAATGCGGCAAATAAAATAATTATGGCATTACAAAGTGGTTTTTAG
- a CDS encoding acyltransferase, with translation MRNELKEINGYYVHPTVCIDEDVKIGKETKIWHFSHIQSGAKIGEKCVFGQNVNVSNNVIIGNGVKIQNNVSVYEGVELEDYVFCGPSMVFTNDLTPRARMPKGHECYHNTRVKHDASIGANSTIVCGCTIGEYAMIAAGAVVTHDVAPYALVAGIPAKQIGWVCECGKVLGSKYICPDCGKKYLLINGMLRSTYVNGEK, from the coding sequence ATGAGAAATGAATTAAAAGAAATAAATGGATACTATGTTCATCCAACTGTTTGTATTGATGAAGACGTTAAAATAGGAAAAGAAACAAAAATCTGGCATTTTTCGCATATTCAGTCAGGAGCAAAGATTGGCGAAAAATGTGTCTTCGGACAGAATGTTAATGTGTCTAATAATGTGATAATAGGTAATGGGGTCAAAATTCAGAACAATGTATCTGTGTATGAAGGCGTAGAGCTTGAGGATTATGTCTTTTGTGGCCCATCAATGGTTTTTACAAATGATCTTACGCCAAGGGCTAGAATGCCGAAAGGACATGAATGTTATCACAATACCCGGGTGAAACATGATGCCTCTATTGGGGCTAATAGCACAATAGTGTGCGGATGTACTATAGGTGAGTATGCTATGATAGCAGCGGGGGCGGTGGTTACACATGATGTTGCACCATATGCTCTCGTTGCGGGAATACCTGCAAAACAAATTGGGTGGGTGTGTGAATGTGGGAAGGTACTAGGAAGCAAGTACATTTGTCCAGATTGCGGAAAAAAATATTTATTAATTAATGGCATGCTTAGAAGTACTTATGTGAATGGTGAAAAGTAG